From Rhododendron vialii isolate Sample 1 chromosome 10a, ASM3025357v1, the proteins below share one genomic window:
- the LOC131303369 gene encoding uncharacterized protein LOC131303369, with translation MNPKFELQVRWDRWAGMEADFLPRSQEVTRSRVLLECPLGWQWYLGDRVTQQSLGLPVFVVPGLLPPRVQRTESYTRAELEPFTVPDTDLERHLRRSLDYTAYADRYLARSLGVEEQFERRVAGVGAWRDEPRSRGGRSAWGRGRGARAPAGGRGAGTGGRGEGSTRVPETAETSAPPALPTLKWTIGVTSSSGAREVIDVPRLPQPPMQFPAQVPREWAEQAMMLMVGMRHLLKDCAKGRALQTRPAPVTASPVATQV, from the exons atgaatccaaaatttgaattgcaggttcGTTGGGACAGGTGGGCGGGGATGGAGGCTGACTTTCTTCCGAGGAGTCAGGAGGTGACACGGAGCAGGGTCCTACTAGAGTGCCCtctgggctggcagtggtacctgggggatcgagtgactcAACAGTCACTTGGTCTTCCAGTGTTCGTGGTTCCTGGGCTGCTTCCTCCACGCGTGCAGAGGACTGAGTCCTACACTCGCGCTGAGCTTGAGCCGTTCACCGTGCCGGACACGGATCTGGAGAGGCACCTTCGACGCTCCTTGGACTACACAGCTTATGCAGATCGGTACTTAGCGAGGAGCCTGGGGGTGGAGGAGCAGTTCGAGAGACGGGTAGCCGGAGTGGGAGCTTGGAGGGACGAGCCGCGGAGCCGCGGTGGTCGCTCTGCATGGGGTCGGGGACGAGGTGCTAGAGCCCCTGCTGGTGGGCGAGGTGCAGGTACTGgaggtaggggagaggggagcaCGAGGGTTCCAGAGACTGCGGAGACTTCAGCACCACCGGCGTTGCCGACGTTGAAGTGGACTATAGGCGTGACGAGTTCGTCGGGCGCACGGGAGGTGATCGACGTGCCACGTCTCCCACAGCCGCCGATGCAGTTTCCTGCTCAG GTGCCGCGAGAGTGGGCTGAGCAGGCCAtgatgctgatggtggggatgcgccACCTCTTGAAGGACTGCGCTAAGGGGAGAGCCCTTCAGACGAGACCTGCCCCTGTGACTGCTTCTCCTGTTGCCACTCAGGTATAA
- the LOC131303009 gene encoding protein MAIN-LIKE 2-like, whose translation MTVTPLDFAAITGLRVGGDPIPYDSSLVMDDAALRWFLGRVPRHSGGMAAYGQFVEYWDHEPATDEEAAQMARAYLLYLFRASLFPNRRSRVHLCYLAGLVDLGQAGCFDWGGAALCTLYCLLGAASRGVGDTVGGYWRVFELWAYEVLGMFPPENTCTDPNLLPRGLAWGKAYRRAKERRGEVMTFRRWLDNLTGVVV comes from the exons atgacggtgacgccacTCGACTTCGCGGCGATCACAGGGCTCAGGGTTGGAGGAGACCCGATCCCTTACGACTCGAGTCTGGTGATGGACGACGCGGCTTTGAGGTGGTTCCTCGGGCGAGTGCCACGCCACAGCGGGGGGATGGCAGCTTACGGGCAGTTcgtggagtactgggaccacgaGCCTGCGACCGACGAGGAGGCGGcccagatggcccgggcatacTTGCTATACTTGTTCAGGGCTTCTCtattcccgaacaggcgtagTCGGGTGCACCTGTGCTATCTAGCGGGATTGGTTGACTTGGGACAGGCGGGATgcttcgactggggaggtgctgctctGTGCACGCTCTACTGTCTCCTTGGAGCTGCTTCTCGCGGGGTTGGAGACACAGTTGGAGGGTACTGGCGGGTGTTTGAG ctttgggcttacgaggttctcGGGATGTTCCCACCCGAGAATACTTGTACGGACCCGAACTTACTTCCACGGGGCTTAGCTTGGGGTAAGGCGTATCGGAGAGCGAAGGAGCGACGAGgggaggtgatgactttccGGCGCTGGCTGGATAACCTGACAGGGGTTGTGGTATGA